ATCGGAGAACGACGCAGATTTTAAACTATACGTATGACTTGAAGGAACGACGTTACATTTCGGATGATCCAAGCAAGCTGGCCCAACGGGTGATTAACATTGCCAAGGTGCTTACCAAAAAGTATTTGGAGCGTGTCCCGCTCAAAGAAGCTGTTCAGTCCAGTGAACGTCTGGCCCAAAACATGACAAAGGATATTGCTCAGCATACGGAAATGGAAAAGCTCGGCATTGAGGTTATGGGGCTGTCGATTTTGGCGATTCTACCTAATAAGGAGACGATGAGAGCGCTGGAGGCTCAAGCGAGGGAAGAGATTCTTCGCAACGCGGATCATGCTTTGTATGAGCGTCGTAATGCATCTATTGAGCAAGAGCGGCGTGTGAAGGAAAACGAGCTGAACACTGAGATTGCAGTGGAGACGAAAAAAAGGCAGATCCGTGAAACTCAACTTGATGCCGAGCGTTCCGTAAAGCAAAAGCAAAGTGAGATGAAAGAGGAGCAGCTACGATTTGACACGGCCTTGGAGGAGAAAAAACGCGAGCTGATTGAGCTGACCGTAACGAATAAAAAGGCAGAAGCCGATGCCAAGGCCTATGAGCTGACAGCCGTCATGAAATCGTTGCAGGATGTTGAACCGAACGTACTTCAAGCTATGGCTAACATGGATATGAGCCCGGATAAACTAATTGCGATTGCATTCCAGGAGCTTGCAGAAAATGCAGGGAAAATCGGTCAGCTGAATATTACGCCGGATCTGCTGCAAGGTCTCATGTCAGATACGGGAGCAAGCGGATCAGGAGGATCGAGAGGGTCTGGAGGAAGAACACGATGAGCGGCCGAATGACAGAGCAGAAGATCATTTTGGTGAAGCGTAAAACGCGACTGGAGGAACTGATTGTCCGATACAATACGGTGCAGCAGGCTCGCTTCTTTATGGAACGGCTGGGTGCGGATTTCAGTGATTATGTGCTGGAGGACGAAAATTACCGCAGGGCGGTGGCAACGGCAACGTCGGAGTTAACGGCCTTGGGTCGTGTTCAGATTGTGGAGCGGGAGCATGTGCCGAACTTTATTTTTGGTGAGCAGGATACAGTGGTGGTGC
The Paenibacillus peoriae DNA segment above includes these coding regions:
- a CDS encoding SPFH domain-containing protein; this encodes MFGFNFVKFQPSEYVMKVKNGKVVREGVGLSFYYYAPTTSVVVVPVSSIDAPFMFEDMTNDFQAVTVQGQLTYRIVDYRRTTQILNYTYDLKERRYISDDPSKLAQRVINIAKVLTKKYLERVPLKEAVQSSERLAQNMTKDIAQHTEMEKLGIEVMGLSILAILPNKETMRALEAQAREEILRNADHALYERRNASIEQERRVKENELNTEIAVETKKRQIRETQLDAERSVKQKQSEMKEEQLRFDTALEEKKRELIELTVTNKKAEADAKAYELTAVMKSLQDVEPNVLQAMANMDMSPDKLIAIAFQELAENAGKIGQLNITPDLLQGLMSDTGASGSGGSRGSGGRTR